The DNA window ATTTGGTCAAcagaaaattattgaaaataataaatattaatattttaataataaatatttattacaattatagatatattaataataaatgttttgtagtataaatgttaaaatatacaTACCATAAATCCAtgtactcttcataaatttagaatttagtctttatatttttatttttaagaatttagttagtccctgtacttttattttcaataatttagtccctctatttttcgaatttgaaaatcaagtccaattgttaatattgttaaatttttttgtcaattttgttgatgtcacattttcaaataaaaaatactcacttagtagtcatgtaactaaaagaTAATGTTGTatgaacctgaatttaataaaataattttaatatatgcaaaaacaatacaaaatgtaaatttatagatataaaataaactccattaaataatgaaaagatgagaaaatctcaaatgtatgtttgtcttattgtaaacaacttttataaagtatTTTCAGGTAATATgtcaaataatagaaaatattttacacaggtTCATCtaaacactagaaaatattagtttttccaaaaaagtaaatcattttctagaAATAATTTTAGAGAagtcatttttaataaaacaaacggagcctaagaGGAAAGAGATGATAAGAGAAAGATAACCCCATTGTAAAGGATCATACCTGGTCTTTTTGCTTGGTATGGATTGTGTTGGTAATGTAAAGTGGGTAATCCTATACATTGGTTGAGAAAAGATTTTTAAAGGAGTTTAACTATAGCTTTATCTCTAATTTTTATTGAGTAATTGGGGCTAAAGGCTCAACACATGCACACTATTGTCGTTGTTCGTATCCGTGTTAACACGTATCgtgtgtttttttaaataaattttttgttccttttatcataaattttttttagttacagAAAATATTCTGGCTGttgtaaaatatttttggttGAGGAAAATCGTctgctattttttaaaattgacacTGCTAATTTACTATTCTACCCCTTCATAAAACAATATCAATAGCAGACTATTTTCTCATTTTACACAACAACAAACAAACATCAATCTCTTCTTTGCTTTTCTTAGCTCGCTTGTTTTCTgttcaaaaaaactttttcgatCAAATTTCCAACCAAATTTTCAGCTCTCCAGCCtacttttttgaatatttttgagaAAAACAATATCAATCATGTTCTACCTTCTTTATTCAGGTGTACGAATATTGAAGTACTTTGTTAACCTTGGGGGTGACGTCCACTACACAATTACATCGATTAGGACGAATTTACTTCTAAGATAATAATCTTTCACATCATAGTGATTAcctttttatttactttcaaTTTATTTCTATCAATGACAACTATTTATTTTTGCAATAGTATAttttcaaattaacatatttGCCTTTATATTATGATATAAGATTGTACTCtattattagaaataaaaaatttattttaaaaatattaattatttattagacACAGTATGTAAtgatatttatttcaattaataattGTTCTTTTGCTACAACTTTTTTCTTCATAAACCGCATTCTCACTAATCCCATTCGAGCTGTCTGAAAACCATGGAGGATCAATCCTCTACTTCAGCAACATCCATTGATCCCTTCAAGTTACTCAAAATTGTCCAAAATCCAGATGGGTCACTCACTCGACAATCTCTTTTCCCTTCAGTTTCAATTACAGAAGAAGAAAGCACCGGTTCCAACGCATCTCAACTCGCCTTCTTCAAGGACATCCCTCTGAATCCCCAAAACAAAACCTTCATTCGTCTCTATAGGCCACCAACTCCACCACCAAACACCAATCATAGGCTCCCTCTCTTAATACACTTTCATGGTGGCGGCTTTATCCTCTTCAGTGCTACTTCTCGTCCTTTCCACGATGCATGCAGTGTCAAGGCAGTTAAACTCCCAGCCGTAGTCCTCTCTCTCGAATACCGTCTGGCACCAGAGCATCGCCTTCCGGCTGCATACGATGATGCCGTTGAAACCATCATGTGGGTCCGGGACCAGGCGATGGACGTCAACGGCTGTGATCCGTGGTTAACAGAGTATGTAGATTTTTCCAAGTGTTTTCTAATTGGTTCCAGTGCAGGGGGCAACATGGTTTTCCATGCAGCTTTACGTGCATTGGACATCGATACCTCGCCTGTGAAAATCATAGGGCTGATAATGAATCAGCCCTACTTCAGTGGGGTGGAAAGGACTGAATCGGAGAAGCGATTCGTCAATGACAGGATCTTGCCTTTACCAGCTAATGATCTGATGTGGTCCTTGGCTTTGCCCGAGGGAGCTGACCGGGACCATGAGTTTTGCAACCCGATGACGGCTGACGGGTTCCTTAAGGAGAAGATGGGACAGCTGACACGGTGCTTAGTGACAGGCCACGGAGGGGATCCACTAATTGACAAGCAGAGGGAGTTGGTGAAAGTGCTGGAGGCGCGTGGGGTGGATGTGGTGGCGGAGTTCGCTGAAGGAGGTTGCCATGGGATTGAAATTTTCGATCCGTTGAAGGCGGAAGCACTGCTTAAGAGCATCAAGGAATTTGTCGACACTTGCTGTCGGTGTGTTAATTATGAGTCTGCTGCTGCCAAATCAACCCTGTGAGCTAGGCTGCGCATACTAGCAACAATAACCAGTTCAAGATTATTGttaaaaatgataattaattatttttattataaatatttaattttgctGCCTTTTGTCTCATTTTCTCTCTACTTTTTGTTACTAATATTGATTTATTCTGATTGGTGTTTCAGACTAACTATAATCTCCCTTTACGATgacattaaaattaatatattgttttttaaattgCCATGAGACACCATAAAGACAAATCTACTGAGGATGGTGTTGCAATATTGGGACCATTAATAAATAGTCTAAAACTTCCCAAAAATGTAATTTGTGAGCATAATTTCCACTATAATCACTTGTACATCTTCCTTTGGATAAATTTCTTCTATAAATATTGGTCCAAAGATTTCATTTGCTACCATCCAACTTTCTTTATCCAATCAAcacaaattttttgaaataatatctAGAATTATCTATAGTctttcaacccataaataagaggaggGGTGAGCGTTTGAtctaattgagtgaaaaaaatttaagttaatagAGTTGgcgagtcttattttatcatcctaactctatttgaattttttttcaaatcgagtcgagtgaaatgaGATTCGAGTCAAGTCGAACTGAATTGAGTGAATTGttagagttaaattaaaaaattaaacatgtcaaattaaaatcttgtcacaatataactaattcccttgaatcattaattaacttatatagtcccaaaattattattttagaaaatttttaaaaatttaactttcattatatatatttttagatttttttaaaatataaattttaagatttttataaatatttagaattttaaaatttattttgaattattttgtaatttttttattgaaagagaggttaatttgttattttttaaaaattgacagGAGCTAAAAGGTATTTACACTAATctgttattaaaattataaaattcaactcgactcgaacttAAAACTCGTAtcacttattcgagttgactcaaataactcaaacaactcgattcgattaactagaaatttaaattttttttcgattttttcaaatcgaatcaagTTTTGTTCACTCCTAAATAGGTAGATAATGTGATTTAATACACTTAAATCTATATCTTTCTATATTAATAATACTTATATTAATAAAACTAAGACTCAATCCACTACTATTAGCACAATTTTAAGCATCATCAACATCATCCACTATATCTGCCTATCATCACATTTGTTGCCTAGAGTTGTAGGGTTTATCTTTTTTGGTACACTATCTAGATTTATTAAATTGTAACGTTTTTTTACTAATAAAAAAACCTGTATaactatatttaattatttatatgttttggaaaaatttaagaattataaatGGTAACCAATGAGAAAGCAGGTGAGCTAGAGTCAGTCATGCTGACTCGAGCAAAGGAAAAATACGGCACCAAAATTAACACAATAGTTTTTTTAACCAGATGAGCTGAGAGTTTCCAAGTCTCCTTTTGGCAATTCATCATTCACTCCCTCTTTCCATTATTTCTATCTCAACTGTAAAACTTCAGAGGAACGGACTTCGATGACCGGCAGTGGAGGGGATGCGCCACCGCCACTGACTGCCAACGGTGGcgaattcctcctttctttaCTCCAAAAGCCCCAATCGCATCATCCTCAACAATCTCCATTACCCCCTGGAGTGGCTCCCATGACCTTGCCTCAACCGCAAGCTCAATCGCTCGCCATTGATCCTGCCGTTCAAGCAGTGGGGCCCACACTCCCTTTCTCGCCATCTTGGTCACCGAATGGACGCGATCTCCCCAGTCCTTGGCCCCACAATCTCTCTCCGCCCTTCTATCCTAATTTGATAGGGTTTCGCCAAAACCCTTGGTTTTCTCCAGGAAACCAAATTGCCTTTAATCAAGAAGCTTTAGTGGATGACTTGAGAAGGATAGGGATTTCAAGGATAGACAGTAATAACAATCACGTAATCCCGAATCTGACCCAGCTAAAGCATCGAGAACAAAAACTCGTCTTTGGTTCTTTTCCTAGTGATATTCAAACCCTTCCAAAGCCTGATGGCGTGCTTCAAAATTCGAATTTGAATTTTTCAAATCAGCAATCTAACTCGCGGCTTAATGCCAATCCAAATTCGAGTCCATACTTTTTCCAACGTCGAAATTCTGATGAAAGAGGAAAGCAACAGCAGCATGATGGGAATTGCAGGTCTACCCCTTCTGCTGAAACTCCAAGACCGCCTCCAGGGTTTTCAGTACAGCCTCGAAGAGGAGGAGGAAGTCGGGATTTCGGAAAAAATACGAGACATGTTGCGCACagtgtaaataaattaaaagctGAATTGGGTCATTTGAGTTATGACAATGAAACGAGACTTCGTGGACAGCTTGATCACCCTGTGCCGCCGGCAGGGAGTAATCCGCAGTCTGTTTCAGTGACTGAGATTGAAGGGCCTCTTTTGGAATTGCATATGGATGGTGGTGCAAATGGGTTTTCAAGGCGTGATAAGCCTAGAAGGGAAGATGGTGGCGAAGTGGATGAAATTGAGGAAAAGTTTGTTGAACCTTTGTTGGTTGAGGATGAATCTGATGATAAGAATGACAAGAAGCGGCATCATCGGGAGAAGGTAGACTTATTTTCTTACTTCTGTTACTTTTTATTGCCTTGAACCAATTGCTATAATCTGTGAAGCTTTGAGAGATCTGAGAGTTAAAAGATTGAGGTGGATGCCTGAATTATAATTGAAATTATATGGTCACAGGTAATTTTGGTAGTATATGCTTAATACATCTTAAATTTAGTTGGTAATATTGCCCAAATAATGTTTGGCTGAACACATCGTATCAGTGCCCTTGAAGTTTGAGTTTTATCATACACCAAGGACTGTCTAGGCAGTCAGAATTTCATACTGAAAATTTTGGACTGTTCATCATTATTACTTAGTGAAAGGCTAGACTATGTTTGAATTCAGGATTACTTGTGGTTTTTTTTATCAGGAATACAGAAAAGATAACAGGGGGCAAAGGCTACTTAGCCAGAGGGAGAGAATGTTAAAAAGGCGGACGGATTGTCACAGTGATATTCTCAGGTTAGATTCACCTTTACTTGCTATTTATGAGTCACTCATACCTCCTGTGGAAGAAAAAGCTAAGCAGAAACAGTTGTTAGCATTACTTGATAAACTAGTTTGCAAAGAATGGCCAGAAGCACGGTTATATCTCTATGGATCTTGTGAGAACTCTTTTGGGGTGTCAAAGAGTGACATTGATATTTGCCTTGCGTTTAATGAGGACATTCACGACAAGTCTGAAATCTTGCTAAAGTTGGCAGATATTTTGCAGTCAGATAATCTTCAGAATGTGCAGGTTGATATGTGTTACCTTCTCCAAAATTCATTGTAATAAACTACATATGTGGTGTAGCGATAATTTTTTTCCTTCCAAATTGATATATAATGTTTGCTTAGATTTtcagttttgttttattttagatGGCAATTTTCTGAATTCACTTTGATTCAACTGgtttgttctatttattcataGCAGCTTCTTAGGAATTTggttttttactttttacttttaaatAGGCCAATGTTAATGAGCCATGATTACAATTTGTGCATTCTGCAGGTTTGTAATCTTGATAGGTTGATTACAAGTGGCAATTAATGcattcttttttgttttcctttgtGGATGATAATTTAAGATGCGAAAATCTTCTGCCGAAATTTGATTAGTACATTCCTCTTAAGTAGTCTCTATTTTACAACCCTTAAGATTCATCATCTGATTTATATTAGTTTGAGAAGTTGCGGGTTCTGAGCCCCCCCCCCTTCTGTTTCCATTGGACTTTCTTACTTTTTGTTGTCACTTCCAACTGATATGCTTTCATAATCTGTATAGAGAATTTGCACTTGAAGTTCAGACTCATAATGTGTATGGAGAATATTGCAATTGAAGCTTAGACAGTTTATGGATGAACTTTACAGTAAAATTGAGTATAACTTGCTGTTGGCCTCATGTACAGGCACTGACTCGTGCCAGGGTCCCCATAGTAAAGCTTATGGATCCATTGACTGGAATTTCCTGTGACATATGCGTAAACAATGTTTTGGCTGTAGTAAATACAAGGCTTCTACGAGATTATGCAAAAATCGATGTAAGATTATGGCAGTTGGCTTTTATTGTGAAACACTGGGCCAAGTCCAGAGGAGTGAATGCAACTTACCAAGGAACTCTATCTAGCTACGCGTGAGTTGTTTGCAACTATAATGCTATTCCCATAGCTAGCAACATCATTCCTGAGCAGCATATTTCAATGGTGTTTGTGGTTAGTCTATTTGGTTTGCTTTGAAATGAATAAAAACATCGATAAAAGTATAAGCTGTGATGATGCCAATTTAGGTAGGATTCATGTATCTAGAGATAGGGTAGGACACATTTCAGGTATTGCTTAATTTAACTTGCAGCTATAAAGTCACCtgttcttgttatttatttatttactgttatcaattattatttttaactagtATTTTCTTTGCAGGTATGTTTTGATGTGCATTCATTTCTTACAGCAACGTAGACCTGCTATCCTTCCATGCTTGCAGGTGTGTATGCTTTTTGCTTCCTatatcaatttttgtttttaattagtaTTTGGATTTTGCCCTACCTTTGCTACAACATTGTTGGTAGAAATTTTCTTCTCCTAAATAGTAAAGGTTACATGATAACCTATTTTCTTATATACCATTTTTGGTTTTATTCAGTTAttgtttattactattttttacaTGCCTTGTCTAGTTGGCTCTGAAATTTGGCTGTATATTTTAAGGATAAAGGATCAATAAACTGTGTGTTTACCAGTACCTTGTATTGCTTTGGCATGGTAGAAAGAATTGGATGATATAATGAAAGGGTGGCACACTTAAGAAAGAGAGTTATATAATGAATGGAAAAATCTGTCACTGAAAGAAAAGGACATTTTATTATGGGTTTTGATCTTTCACTGGTTAGGAGCTGCAGTCATTTTTTACCTGCCTGGTTTGTGTGTGATTGTTGGTTCTGTTCCCTATGAGCAATTGTATGGTCCGTATTTATATGAAGTTAGTTTCATGTCACACATATCATGGTCTTTATTCCTTTGCATGAATCATTTCTttagaagatttttttttttgcaaaattacgaTGACTAGATGTTTTTGGGTTAGTCATTCAGATTTTTCATTTGCTAATTCTCTTTCAGGGAATGGAGACAACCTTCTCTGTCACTGTGGATGATGTTGAGTGTGCTTACTTTGATAAAGTCGAAAACCTTTGCAATTTTGGATCTTCTAACCAGGAAACTATTGCTCAACTGGTGTGGGCATTCTTTAACTATTGGGCATATATTCATGATTATGCAAATTCAGTAATATCTGTACGCACAGGAAGCTTGATCAGGTGAGATGCAAACTATTATCTTTCAGGATTGCTAATAAAGTTTGAGgtgaaaatataaaatgttttcaTAGTTTCTGAACTTATAACTATAAGTTAAGATGCATGTATCTGGTTTTGTTTTAAATACCTTCTTTGGGTATTAGTTGCATCTTGTGgtgaatgaattattttattaacagatCCCATTTACTGTAGTAAGTTCTGAGCAGGGAGAAAAATGAGTGCTCTCTTTTGCAATTTGCAAATGATCAATAGATGCTATATTTGGTTTTGCATAAACCGAGGACTAAATAGTTGTAGGTGgggataaaataaacaaaaacgtTTTTAATTTGATTACTCCATTTGTGCAGTAAGGGAGAAAAAGACTGGACAAGAAGAATTGACAATGATCGTCATTTAATCTGCATAGAGGATCCGTTTGTGGTATCTCATGACCTTGGTCGAGTGGTGGACAAGTTCAGCATTAAAGTTCTAAGAGCAGAGTTTGAACGAGCGGCTGATGTAATGCATTATGATCCAAATCCTTGGATAACACTCTTTGAACCTTACGTCCTTGAGTAAAAAAACCTTGTCCAAGTGTCAcggccaaagtgcaaagcccgtgatCATGGCATAAGATGTGtcccatggaggtctatcgattagatggagaacatttagcccacgagaactggcccgattcaaggaattgttggagaagcctgtcagattgaagcctgatTGGCTCGATAATGAAGACATGGTAACTTAGGCTAATTTTGGTaattaatcttagaagatatagggaatcatatcttgtaaaaattagattagatttgatatggcatatcttataaattcttaaaattaggggatatggttaatctcgtccgtcgatgtaaatgtttcttgaccgtcggttttggggagctcaactataaatagagagtctcCCCCCATTTGTACTCATCCATTGTAAGTTGAATTTTTAGaagtaatagaattctttgagcatttactcaaacattttttgtgcattctttctttggctttctgttgttctcttgtagcttcttttggcataatcGCTTCCGTTatataaattggtgccttggaggagttctaaaagaatcctcacttttggATGTAAAGGTTGACTTAGATGAGTTTGGACGAACGAATCGCCTAAAGCCGCACGAATTGcaagacgaaaggtctagccccgtgacacaaGTGTGTTAGAAAATCAATGGTTAAAGCTATTTGGTTGGTTTTTGTAGTCGGTGTGCTTTGCGTCCcccataatttttaattttgtcctTTTGAGTTCATATCCATTTTAAAGAAGTTTAAGCTTATTATATGTAATCAAGAAAAGAAATTTCCAAACATTTTATGGATGGATGTTAAACAAGTTGTAATTAATTGATTGATAATGTATACAAAATTTCTATATGATCCAAAGATATTCATATCAAAATTGTATTTGTGTCTTCAAGTGAAACAAACAAAACAGTTTGATTTGATTTGACAAGCGTAAATAAAACGACTGCTCTGCTTGAAAATAATGCCCTTAAGAAAAGGCTACCATAGTTTATACTACCtgctaattaaaaataatgtcaCACAGATTCAATTCGCCTACCATTAACTTCAATTATATGACTGTATGTATGTTTCGTAACTATTCTATCAGCATCTAACCCTTATTTTGAACTCTCTGTTGGTCTCTTTTCTTCTCCCCGAAGccaaaacaaaaacaatcaaatcaCAACTGAAATGGTACATTACATTGTATATTAGCCAATGCCTCCACCTGGTGAAAGGTCTAATTTCTTACCTACTTCTGTAACAAAAAACCAACATCAACCTTCAGCTTTAGATGCATCAATCCTTGGATCTGAATCTGATATGCCATCTCAGTTCATATGGCCACACCACGAGAGACCATGCCTGGAAGCCCACAGCTTGTAGTTCCAACCATTGACTAGGGATTTGTCCTCTCTGGTGCCGATCACCACCATTGTGGATAAGGCATGCAAGAAGCATGGAGTTTTTATGGTTGTAAACCATGGGGTGGATCCGGGGCTTGTGGATAGAGCTCATCGGTGCATGGACTTCTTCAGTATGCAACTCTGTGAGAAGCAAAAGGCAAAGAGAAAAATAGGAGAAACTCTGGATATTCGAGTGGCTTCGTTGGCAGGTTTTCCTCCAAGCTGCCATGGAAAGAAACTGTCTTTTCGATATTGCCCTGACAGTCCAAATATCGTAGAACAATATTTTGTCAGTGTAATGGGTCAAGATTTTAGACATTTTGGGTATGTAAAAGCTCACCATTCTATATATTATCTTAAATAAACCATACAAATGTAATATAGAATGTCTATGTGTTTCAATGATAGGAAGGTTTACCAGGAATATTGTGAAGCCATGAACAAGCTTTCCATGGAGGTTATGGAGCTGCTGGGATTAAGTCTGGTACTCGGCCGAGCTTACTTGAGAGATTTCTTCCAAGGAAATGACTCAATCTTGAGACTGAATCATTATCCGCCATGCCCAAACCTGATTTGGCTCTAGGAACCGGTCCTCACGCCGACCCTACTGCCTTGACCATTCTTGATCAGGATCAGGTGGGAGGCCTTCAGGTTTTCGCAGATCATCAATGGAATTCTCTAACTCCCATCCCAGGAGCTTTCGTGGTCAACATTGGCGACAGTTagaaatcaattttattattacatCGACTTAAAATTTTTGCAGAATTCAAACATTTACCATTTAAAACGGCTAAGGGCTGCCATGAccataaaacaaggaaaattgtACTGTGGGCTCCAAGCTCacactaaaatttttagattaaccaacattttaaatattttgtgaaaatttttatattagttaaaaattttgttaaatttgaaatttttaataaatctgaaaatattttattcactCACAATAGATTTTTCACACAATAATCATATATATTGAAAtctcaattaaaatatatattaaaattttaaaaagaatgttCTTGGATGATCGCCACTTCTAAGTTGCTAAATGAGAAATTTGTATCACAGCATATTCATAAGTGaagataattaagttttatggTCCATGAtatgtaaattattatatatatgatattttaatgattaaactAAACAATTTTAGTAAAAGAATGTATATTTGCATATGAATTGGTTTGATGTAAATCAAGATGAGaattaaattatacaatatattgaATAATACAACTGGGGTAATTCATACGGTATAGGGTGTAAAAAGCTGCTAAAATGAGGACAATTCACACTATAGATGGAGCGGAGAATCTCTAAACTAATAGTTTGAGAAGGTTGGCATTGTACTTGAACAGAGTTTTGACACTATGTCCTCGTTTACCTCGTTCTTCTTGGAGGAAGGGATAATTTATAAATGAAAGAGGATAAAAGTGGTCTGTATAGGGTTCAATCATAGGTCCAACTCAAGATATGGGTTGAATGTGGTATCCTTGAAAGGCTGGCAAGCTTAAAATCAGCTTAAGATATGGGTTGGATGTAGTATTCTTAAAagttaaaatcaataaatatgattagatttgatatgaggtattagtaaaatttattctaaataaGTTTAATGGCTACTGACACAATTTATTACATATAAATGATGATTTGAATTCtgttatttaaatgtttaaagcAACGAGGATATTAAAAAATGCTTCAATAGGCATAATTAGGTCTTTCTTTTtgtgaatatttattatgaataagATAAGTATCTTtcataaaatgttaaaaatgagaAACCCGaatttatagaaatataaatGAATATGAGTGGTGCATTTTCAAATAAGATATTTAGAGTTTTGGTTCAATGTTCGGATACTAATAATTTCATTAGAATTAATATTGGTTGATACTATCTTATATTTGTTTATTCTTTATGTTAAAGACGATGATGAAAGTTATACCAACATTCTAATTAATGTATATATTTTCAACTTAATTTTGACGTGAGACAAAAATTGTGATATTTCAGGCTCTATGTTACAAAGTTGCTTGCATAGACCAGTGGTAAATAATGAAAGAGCAAGAAGATCTATTGCTTACTTGTGTGTACCAAGATGAACAAAACGGTAACACCGGCTACTGCTTTAGTGAATGTCGAAAACCCTAGGATATATCCGGACTTTAAATGGGCAACATTTCTTGAATTTACTCAGAAACATTACAAAGTTAACATGAAAACTCTTGAAGCATTCTCCAATTGGcttcaaaaataagaaaatatcttcAACATTAATTCCACGGATGAAGATTGCTAATGTTTATATGGCGATGGATCTGAGTTTAGAGATAGACTATGTAGAGAAGTAAATTGAGTTTAGATCCATCACCATATACACATTAAAAGGCATGGTACAGTACAGGTCAAGCAGTCATCCAAAAAGAAACAATGCAAGAAATTGGAGtcttataaagatataaatttaaATCTAGAAAGGGGAGCCATTGTTCAAAAAATACATTCATATAAGATTCCACCTATTCTGTTGTCTAAATGTAAAAAATCATAGGGTGTCTTCAAAGGTCAACATTGCATACAATTCGTTAACTCGTTCCAACGGGTGAGCACTAAAGGAATGAATTTAATGAAATAACTAGAAGAATAAACAATGTGGGGATAGAGAGAAGAAAGCAAAAACCAAAATGCCACACTTAATTCACCTTCATTCACTAAGGTTGCAACTGCGAGGTAGTGATGATCATACTTGACATACTTGGTCCAGTATGGTCTATATTTGTCATAGCCAAGTCCAGCCATGGTTTCATGTTGCCATTGTAGTGGATAACTGCTGCATGTTCGATTTCTTTCTTGTACACTTGGATTGTAGCCCAGACCAAGTACATGCCATGATTCTCAGTGGATGTGTTAGACCATAGAATGTGATCAACCCGGAGAAGTGTCCCAAGCTTCACAATGCCCTATCTTCATTCTGATAAACATTGAAAAAAAGGAACATGCATCAATCAGCACAATTCAGCATCCAAGCAATAATGATAATTAACTATAATACAATCACTTGGCATATATAACTTAGCTACATGTCCACTAGAATTTGTATATGATGATTGATAAACTGAGAATTTGACCCATCAATCAGAAACAATTTCTGTATGAATGCATGAAGGTGTGTCTGTGTGATgcagaaaataataatatgatatcAGATAGATAGCCATTCATAGACTCACCATATTTTGCCACTTGTGGTATATGCCAGTGATATCCTTCTTTTCCACACCTTGAGATCAAACATATTCATTCCATACGCCCATCCACAAGCATTAGGATCAAAGTTTCGTGAAATATGGTGATTGAGAAGTTAAGATACTTGTCAAACGATGAAAGCTTTGACCACAAGTTTCTACAGCACCATTCACTTTTCCATGCAGATCCACAGACCATATCCAGTCAAGTCTTTCTGGACAACAATGTCATCATCAGAAACGTATCTTATCTAACTTGGGGTAGACCTGTGGAAGATAGACCGCAGTGATTAAGCATTGAGAGATACTTCGGGTTCGAT is part of the Gossypium hirsutum isolate 1008001.06 chromosome D11, Gossypium_hirsutum_v2.1, whole genome shotgun sequence genome and encodes:
- the LOC121223693 gene encoding probable carboxylesterase 8, whose amino-acid sequence is MEDQSSTSATSIDPFKLLKIVQNPDGSLTRQSLFPSVSITEEESTGSNASQLAFFKDIPLNPQNKTFIRLYRPPTPPPNTNHRLPLLIHFHGGGFILFSATSRPFHDACSVKAVKLPAVVLSLEYRLAPEHRLPAAYDDAVETIMWVRDQAMDVNGCDPWLTEYVDFSKCFLIGSSAGGNMVFHAALRALDIDTSPVKIIGLIMNQPYFSGVERTESEKRFVNDRILPLPANDLMWSLALPEGADRDHEFCNPMTADGFLKEKMGQLTRCLVTGHGGDPLIDKQRELVKVLEARGVDVVAEFAEGGCHGIEIFDPLKAEALLKSIKEFVDTCCRCVNYESAAAKSTL